Proteins from one Chanodichthys erythropterus isolate Z2021 chromosome 15, ASM2448905v1, whole genome shotgun sequence genomic window:
- the LOC137037272 gene encoding nuclear GTPase SLIP-GC-like, with product MHLNLVYVFSAPGLSIDFTVASQGTKRKRDQEPSSSIKSLLTTDMEIMLKAKQIMKRVTDNLVHTIIMHRDITSKINKMNNVSRKKATIGIFGKSGEGMSSLLSAVLGKKDLLPSGRFGACTPVVIQVEANLTDSNYIAEIHLVSEEDWEKELKDLFTVLSSDSEEDMNDDLVEVAEEKITALYGADADKKTLEELKNDEKYAEIKTFLSTSEDNMKTISKSDVSEFAYDIGCYILRSQSSPGGLYWPLVKSVKIKIPDCRELLEHIVLVDLPGTGDCNRIRDNLWKSNLRECSSVWIISSINRAVTDKDPWGILKHYVEKLGPGGECKSINFICTKTDDINPAAYIRAERLTIDHNLEDKDQKKVCILHRNDHAKTRVKEKFENSEIKKRFSNVFLQVFTVSSNAFFDTNLNLESIETEIPKLQDDLRILNKNINRELTRDYVNEAKGVLSLIQSVQLDTDKKTAETKDKIYTELEKNLKKALMELDSCFDTIYSDLKQCLSKGVEESVQLCVASTKAMISPNIDKRGFHKILQALCKNGGCYWSKNWDVILDLNKQLTRHMHEYINEYFNLIFPVTGTTGKSVQEQIDKFSIIQSDSASPGSPILHHIQNFIKTEETKLKASLKRDVVDAKKQIYSSIQITIKKEMSSCYEEAAAVTGIGSMKKRQELLITTVDEIKHDMFNKAKTEVLKKLQKLKLYIKDALESELKRSMKLSLSQTSKIKLMDVSKEIEQLERLSEQLSD from the exons ATGCACTTGAACCTAGTGTATGTTTTTTCCGCTCCAGGACTTTCCATCGATTTCACAGTGGCTAGCCAAG GTACTAAAAGAAAGCGTGATCAAGAACCGTCCTCGAGTATAAAGTCACTGCTGACAACAG ATATGGAGATCATGTTGAAGGCAAAGCAAATCATGAAAAGAGTCACTGACAACTTAGTCCACACAATCATTATGCACAGAGACATAACAtcaaagataaataaaatgaataatgtcaGCAGGAAGAAGGCAACCATTGGGATATTTGGAAAATCAGGTGAAGGGATGAGCTCCCTGTTAAGTGCAGTCTTGGGGAAAAAGGATCTTCTGCCATCTGGTCGTTTTGGTGCCTGTACACCTGTTGTTATTCAGGTGGAAGCCAATCTGACTGACTCCAACTACATAGCAGAGATTCATCTCGTCTCTGAAGAG GATTGGGAGAAAGAGCTCAAAGATCTTTTCACAGTTTTATCAAGTGACAGTGAGGAGGACATGAATGACGACTTGGTTGAAGTTGCTGAAGAAAAGATCACTGCGCTGTATGGAGCTGATGCAGATAAAAAAACATTAGAAGAGCTCAAGAATGATGAAAAATATGCTGAGATTAAAACTTTTTTGTCCACTAGTGAGGACAATATGAAAACAATCTCAAAAAGTGAT GTCTCTGAATTTGCCTATGACATTGGATGTTACATACTGAGAAGTCAGTCGAGTCCTGGTGGCTTGTACTGGCCTCTTGTGAAGAGTGTGAAGATCAAGATTCCAGATTGTCGTGAACTTCTGGAACACATTGTGCTTGTTGATCTTCCTGGGACTGGAGACTGCAATAGGATTAGAGATAACCTGTGGAAATCT AATCTGAGAGAATGCTCTTCTGTGTGGATTATTAGTTCTATCAATCGAGCAGTCACTGACAAAGACCCCTGGGGAATTTTAAAGCACTATGTTGAAAAACTGGGACCAGGAGGAGAATGCAAAAGCATTAACTTCATCTGTACAAAGACGGATGATATCAATCCAGCAGCCTATATAAG GGCTGAACGGCTTACTATAGACCACAATTTAGAAGACAAG gATCAGAAAAAAGTGTGCATACTTCATAGAAATGATCATGCCAAGACAAGGGTGAAAGAAAAGTTTGAAAATTCTGAAATCAAG aaaAGATTCAGCAATGTTTTTCTTCAAGTATTTACTGTAAGCTCCAATGCATTCTTCGACACCAATTTAAATTTGGAAAGTATCGAAACAG AAATCCCAAAGCTGCAGGATGATCTGAGGATTCTTAACAAGAACATTAACAGAGAACTGACCAGAGATTATGTCAATGAAGCAAAAGGAGTTTTATCCTTGATCCAAAGTGTCCAGCTGGATACAGACAAGAAAACG GCTGAGACAAAAGACAAAATCTACACGGAATTAGAGAAGAACCTAAAGAAGGCACTGATGGAATTGGACAGTTGTTTTGACACCATTTATAGTGATCTGAAGCAGTGTCTCTCAAAGGGAGTGGAGGAATCAGTGCAATTGTGTGTTGCTTCCACAAAAGCAATGATATCCCCT AATATAGATAAAAGAGGATTCCATAAAATCCTTCAAGCTTTGTGCAAGAATGGCGGATGCTACTGGTCGAAAAATTGGGATGTAATCCTAGATCTGAACAAGCAACTGACCAGACACATGCATGAATATATTAACGAATATTTCAATCTGATTTTCCC TGTGACTGGAACAACAGGGAAGTCAGTGCAAGAGCAGATTGACAAGTTCAGTATCATCCAGAGTGACTCTGCTTCCCCTGGATCTCCCATATTACATCACATTCAAAACTTCATCAAAACAGAG GAAACAAAGCTGAAGGCATCACTCAAAAGAGACGTTGTTGATGCAAAGAAGCAGATCTACTCATCAATCCAAATAACCATTAAGAAGGAAATGTCTTCTTGCTATGAAG AAGCTGCAGCAGTGACTGGAATCGGATCCATGAAGAAAAGGCAAGAACTGCTAATAACCACAGTTGATGAGATAAAACATGACATGTTCAACAAGGCAAAAACTGAAGTGcttaaaaagttacaaaaattaaaG CTGTACATAAAGGATGCTCTTGAATCAGAACTAAAGAGATCAATGAAACTCTCACTGTCACAAACCAGCAAAATCAAATTGATGG ATGTCTCAAAAGAGATCGAACAGCTGGAGAGACTTTCAGAGCAACTGTCAGACTGA